The genomic interval GACAAAGCAGGATACAATACCAACGCCAATTTACATCCCGCCAGGGAAATTCATAAGGGGTATAGACATAACTTGCGACTTTGACAATCCACCACCCCAACCATTCAAGCTGAGCGAGATAATAGGTTTTTTGATTGCAAAACAAAAATAAATTTTCCCTATGAAAATTTTTATACTTTCGCTTTTAATTTTCGTTCAATCATTTTCTCAGCAGGTGAGGAAGGAAACCGGGACATTAACTGGTTTAGTTGTTGATGCTGAGACAGGTCAACCTATTTTCGGTGTAAATGTAATAATTATGAATACTTTTCTTGGTTCCGCTACCAATCATGAGGGCAAATTCACGATTAAAAATATTCCACCTGGAAAATATAAGCTCCGTTTCTCAGCTATCGGATATGAGACAAAACTAATTGATTTGACGATGAACCCGGGCGAGGAGATTGATTTAAAAATTTCCATTAAGCCGACAGCTTATGCTGTTGAGCCAGTTTTGGTAACGGCGACGAGAAGAGAACAAAGGTTAAGCGAGGTCCCGGTCAGTTCAACCGTCGTTGAATCCGATATAATCTCAACAAGGAACAACTTGCAAATTGACGATGTGTTAAGGTATGTTTCAGGTGTCAATATGATTCAATATCAAGTTAACATCCGCGGTTCAAGTGGCTATAGTCGTGGGACGGGGACAAGAGTTTTACTGCTCTTTGATGGTGCGCCATTTTTGACAGGTGATGCTGGAGAAATAATTTGGGAGGCGATACCAGTTTGGCAAATTGAAAGAATTGAGGTTATAAAAGGCGCTGGCTCGGCTTTATATGGCTCAAACGCCATCGGTGGAGTGATAAATGTGATAACAAAAGAAACAAGTCAAGAGAAATCCATCAGATTTAGAACATATCTCGGCGTCTATGATAAACCTTACTATCAACAATGGAGATGGAGCCCAAGATATAGGTTTTATTACGGCGGTTTCACATCTTTTAATGGGACAATTGGAAAAATTGGAACCTTAATCCACCTTCAAAGAAGCATTGATGAGGGATATAAACAAAATCAAAACTATCACCGCTGGAATCTTTTCTCAAAGTTCAAGTATAACATTTCCCCATATTCAAACGTAAACTTGATTTTCAACTACATCAGACAAAAAAACGAGACATTCTTCTATTGGAAAAATTTGAGCAACGCTTTAATCCCGCGAGATGAAGACATAGGAGCAATGGTAAGCTCCGAGAGGTTTAACATCTCCGCTCAATATAAGGAAATTTTAACTTCAAAATTCTTTTACATTGTAAGGGCAAGTTTTTTCAGGAACAAATGGTCGGATAACGGCACACCGCAAAACAAAAGCACCGCTGGCTTGACAAACTTTGAAACACAATTTAATTATCAACCTAATGAAAGACATCTTCTAATTTTTGGAGCCGATGGTTCAATAAACATTGTAAAATCAACGCTTTTCCGCAGTAGAAACTCCCATTCAATCGCGCTTTACATCCAAGATGAATTCAAATCATCGGAAAAGTTAAATCTCACATTTGGTTTAAGAGGTGACCTATATAAACTTGACACACTAAAATACACGGGTCAAATCAATCCGAAATTTAGCGCCGTTTATAAGTTGACCCAAACTTCAAACTTAAGATTATCGTTTGGAACTGGCTTTAGAGCGCCCGCGATAAGTGAAGCATTTACAAGCACAACAGCAGCAGGTGTGACCGTTAAACCAAATCCATCGCTCAAACCAGAAAGAGCAATCTCATTTGAAACCGGCTTAAGGTTTATTCATCTTTTTGCTATGATTGACCTTGCCGTCTTCTGGAATCATTACTGGAATTTGATTGAGCCCGTCTTTGATGTTGATGGGAAAATTTTCTTCAAAAATGTAACAGAGGCGAGAATACAAGGGCTTGAAATCAGCGCAAATTTATTCCCTCTAAGCCCCGTTAATTTGTCGCTCGGTTATACTTACCTCTTCCCCTGGGATTTAAGCGAAAAAGCTATACTTAGATACAGACCAAAACATATTTTCTACGCAAACGCAAATGCCGGATATAAACTTTTCACCATCGGTGCAGATTTCAGATTTATAAGCAAGTACGAAAGGATTGATGAACTTTTGAAAATAATTGTGCCAGATGCGGAAGAAAGAGTTCCAATTTATGTCGTTGATGCAAGGGTCGGCTTCAATTTCAGCAAGTTAAAAATCTTGTTCAATATCAACAATCTGCTTCAATACAACTATGTTGAAATAGTTGGGAATCTTGCGCCGATTAGAAATCTCAATTTATCAATTGAGTATGAACTTTGACTTAAATGCTTTATAAATTGAAACCGCTGCGAAAAGTTTGACTGCGTCCCAAAATGTGAAGATCAAGAAGCCAGATTTTATCGCTTCTTTAAAGTTATGTATCAAGACGAAATTTAAATGTAAAGTTCCGATCGCAAAAATTACCAACAATCCAACTGTCATTGAAAAAGCAACCCACAGGGATGAATCTCTAAACTTCAAAAGATGCCCAACAACAAATGCTGATATCGGGAAGGCAAGAAGATAACCTCCTGTTGGTCCAATAAGTTTAGAAATTCCAGCCACTGGTCCAGCAAAAACAGGTAAACCAGCTGAACCAAGCGCAAGATATAAAATCTGACTCAAAGCCCCAAGATAAGGTCCAAGAAAAGCACCGCTTAACAAAACGAACAATGTTTGCAGAGTATATGGAACTGGTTGAGTTGGTATTTCAATTTTAGCCCCAATGAAAGTTAATCCCACAAATGCAACCACCCAAAGTGTCCTCGTTAAAGAGTTAATCTTTGACTGATCAAGTGAAATCGCTCTTATCTGCCTCATCTCAAAATAATTTTTTTGTTTTCAATCAAAATTTTTCAAAATACCCTTAAAAAATTCAACTGACTCTTTAATAGCCATTTCAAGTTGAACGCTCGTGTTAGTGAATGGATGCTTAGTATTGAAAAAGTGATTTGCCTTTGGGATCAAGACAAACTTTGAAAACTTTGGATTCGCATCTCTAAGTCGCTGGGCTTCAATTAAAGGGACGATTACATCAGCCGTCCCGTGTATAATTAAAGCTGGGATTTTCAACTTTGAAAAAGCATCCACTATCTCATATCTTTCCTTATTTTTTTCAAAGTCATCAAAGATGATCTTATCTATTCTAACTTTAATCGGGGAGTCAGGAACTTTGACAAAAATATAGCCATTTTTCTCCATTTCTTCAACTTGATGTTTGCTGTATCTTCTAAAAGTTGATATTGAAGCCCAAAGACAAAGAGCACCGACTCTATCGTCTTCAACTGATTTAATAATTGAAATACCACCACCCCCAGAATGACCCATCAAAAATAAATGACCATTGCTTAAAACTTTGAAACCTTCCCCACTGGCATAGTCAATCACAGCGGTTAAGTCCTCAAGTTGTTTTGATACCGTATTTTTGGCAAGTTTTTCAAAGTCAGTTATCTTCTTCGGATTTTCACTTATCCCGTTATGAGAAAAATTAAACCTTACGAAAACGAAACCGGCTTCGGCGAATTTGTCCGCCACATATGGGATAAAACCCCAGTCCTTGAAACCAAGGAAACCATGTGAATAAATGACAACAGGTGCCGGGAGAAATTCCTTAACAAAATGAACATCAGCAGTTATCCTGTCTCCCGATGAGTTGTAAATTGTCAAACTTTGCATTTCCACTTTCATTTTCTATACTTACATTTTTCTTGAAATTATGCTCTCAATGAGAAAAGTTAAAAGAGATAGCGCAAGGAAAAATTTCCATAATTCAACCCCATACCTTGCCCTTAAAATTTCGTTTGCAATTTCTCTCTCATCCCCGGGCGTTAAAAATCTATATTGCCCAACGCCTAATCTTTTCATAAGCTTCTCAATTTCTGCTTCTGTGATTTTCTCATAAACAGATTCATCCTTCGGTGGATTAAAAGCAATCTTGATCAATTTACCATTTATCTTGCTTGGAACATTTTCGGAGACCGAATAAACGCCGGGTATTGTCGCATAAGATAAACTCAATCGCGCATCGCTCAACTTAAAAGCAAAATCACTCCCGTCGGGACGATTAAGTTTAAGTTCCCGTGGATTTCCCCCGAAAAATTTAACTACTTGATATTGCGGTACTTCAACTGTGTCACCAATTGAATATTCCGGCTTCAAATTTATTGAATTTGATAGATACAAAACGGATTGTAAAACGAGGGGAATGAAAATACTTTTATAGGGCAGATTTGAAAATTTATCATTCGGCTCGGTTGTGTAAATTAAAATTCTCCCATTGCCCTCGGCTCTTTCAGCAAGGAATGGAGTTCCATCACCAAGCTCTATTATACTCGTCAATCCATAGGTCGTCTTAAACTTAACATATTCAATTATCTCTGGAGAATCAATTTCCCTCGGTTTTTCCACGAAGACGCCCTCAAAAATTGGATTGTTATACTCAACCCTTGAGAAAAACATCTTCTGTTTTACAATTCCCTCAATTTCAGGTAAACCGAAAATTGAATTGAAATTTTGATTCATCAATTTAACATCAAGTTTTGATCCGAGAAATATAACCAATCCCCCACCGTTTAAGACGAAACTTTTCAATTTCACCGCACTTTGACGATCAATATAATTTGGGTTCACAACGAAAACGACATCAAAATTTGAAAAGTTGACCCCGGATTGAAGCGTTGCCTCGGTGATTTTGAAAAATGCACCTTTAAACATCTCTTTAATCGTTGAAAAAGCAATCCGAAGAAACTTCAAGTCATCGGAACTTCCAACAAGTAAAATCCTTATTCCATTTGGGATATAAAGAGTGAAATACCTTCTATTGTCAAAGTTAAAATTGTCATCTTCAATTTCAACAAATCCATCAACAAAGCCATTTATCTCTTCTGTTATGATGTTGAAATCAACTGTCTTTGATGATTTCCCCTTCAAATTTACGCTCTTTTGAGCGACCCTTCTTCCATTTAAAAAAACGCTGACAACACAATTTTCAACATCGGAATCACCGTGATTCGTGACATTTGCTTCAAGAGTGAGCGTTCGCCCCGTGAAAATTATCCTATTTTTAATTTCAACTTTATCAATAGAGAGATTTCCTTTGGTGAAATTACCGACATTGACAAGAAAAACCTTTACATCTGGCGATAACTTGAACTCCTTTTTTATTTCCGAGGCGAATTCACTTTTTTGAAAGTCCGAAATAATGTAAATCTCACGGTTCAAATTCCTTGAATTTTCAATTACGCTACCAGCGAGGGCGATTGCATCGGTAATTTTTTTGTGAGAATAAACAAAGCTCGTTTCCTCAATCAATTTCTTCAAGTAACCAACATCGTGAATGAAACCATCACTTGAAACATCCGGCATATCAGAAAGTCGTATTAAAGCAAACTCATCGGATTCATTTAACAAACTCGCAATTCCATTTGCTATTGACTTTGCTTGATTGATGAACTTGCCGTTTTCATCAACCGAAGCCATGCTCAAGGTGTTATCAAGAATTATAACGACGCTACTTCTTGCCTGTCCCGAAGGTATCGGCTTGAAGAGATAACCCTTGATCACAGGTCTTGCAAAAGCAAGGACAAGGAAAACAATCCCCAACATACGAAGCATCAGGAGGATCAACTGCTTTATCTTTAACGATCTTATCCTTGAAAGTTGAAGCTCTTTTAAAAACTTAACTGAGCTGAACTCCACTGTCTTTAATCTTCTCAGGTTCAACAGGTGAATTAAAATTGGTATCGCAGAAAATAAAAGTGCGAACAAGAAAGTCGGATTTAAAAAGGTCATTACTTCCCTATGTCAATTTGATATAGAAACCTTCTTTGTATTTCCCTTGCGGTTTTGGTGTTAGCGAGACCTCCTTGTGCGGTTTCTTTAAGCTTTGGTGACATAAGTTCTGCGACCTCATTCATAGCAAGTATGACTTCATCAAGCGGTATAACTGATTCAACACCAGACAGAGCGATTTGAGCGGATGTGAAAGCATTCGCTACGCCGACTGCGTTTCGGAAAATACAAGGTATCTCAACAAGCCCCGCTATTGGGTCACATACAAGACCCATCGCACTTTGAATTGCGAAACAAGCTGCGCTTTCAATCTGTTTGTTGTTCCCACCAAGAAGATAAACTATGGCTGAAGCTCCCATCGCAGCTGCGCTTCCAGTTTCACCCATACATCCAGCTTCTGAACCAGCAACAGAAGCATTTTTAACTATCAAAAGCCCTATAGCGGATGCGACCAGTAAACCTTCAATTGCTTTATCTTCATTTATACCGTGTTCTTCCATCATTGTGCTTATAACGGCAGGCATAATCCCAGATGAACCAGCCGTTGGAGCAGCTGCGATTCTTCCCATACAAGCGTTCACTTCACTGACAGCCATAGCCTTAGCTATCGCTTTTTTAAAGTTAACGGTTAAAACATCTATTCCAGCATTGAAAACCTTTTTAGCATAGTTATTCAGCATCCCGCTCGGTGATTTAACATCGCGCGTTAAACCATTCTCCACTGATTCAAGCATGACATGTAAAATTTTCCTCACCCCATCAATAATCTGTTCCCTCGTTTTACCCGTCTTTCTAATCTCATACTCAATCATAACCCCTGGAATTGTTGTGTTCAACTGACGACAGTACCTTAAAATATCTTCAAATGTATTTATCTCCATGACAAACCCAAAGTTTTGTTTTAAACTATCGGCTCAACGAGCCGTACATAATGAACCCAGCTAAAAGAAGAAATTTTTTGAAGGACTTCATTTGGGACTTCCTGATCAACTTCAATGACCATGTTTGCGAGTTTTTCTTCCCTTGAAACGAACATGTTCGCGATGTTTATATTTTTCTCGGCAATGGCTCCGCTTATATGTGCAATGCTACCGGGAATGTCATCAGCAATTATCACGATTGTGTGGGTCATAACTGAAAAACTAACTTTGAATCCTTCAATTTCAACCACCTCAATTCTTCCGCCCCCGAGTGAAGAACCGACCATTTCAATTTTATTTCCATCTTTATCAAAAAGTTTTATCCTTGCTGAGTTTGGATGTAATTTTGGTGCCTTCATTATGAGTTTAAACTCATATTTTAACCCTTTTTCCTTTGCCATCTCAAGCGAATTTCTCAATCTTTCATCGTCGGGTCTCATCCCAAGGATTCCACCAACTATAGCTCTATCTGTCCCGTGCCCTTTGTATGTCCTCGCGAATGAATTGTAAAGCGTTATCTCCGCCTTGACAGGTTCCGTCCCAAGCAATTGCCTTGCTATAAGACCAAGCTTTGCTGCCCCTGCAGTGTGCGAACTTGACGGTCCTATCATCACAGGTCCAAGTATGTCAAAAATGCTCGGCATATTAAAATAAGGGTCTAAATCTAAATTTCACTCCAATTTCCTCCTCAACAAATTTCCTATGCCTTTCAACATCAATGCCATCAACTCCAACAATTGTCATCGTTGTTTCAATTCCATATTTTTTGCACTCTTTCGCAAAATCAATCATCGCCTTGTAATATCTTTCACCGTCTATATTCATCAAGCGACCATATTCAACTGGGTCCATTGAGTTTAAACTTATTGATACCGAATCAATCAAACCAACAAGTTCGGGGACGATATTTCTCTTGTTGATTACATTGCCGTGACCATCTGTATCAAGGCGTGTCCTTCCACCGCGTTCTTTCACATATTTTGCTACTTCCTTTATAACATCAAGTCGTATTGTGGGCTCACCATAACCGACAAAAACAACCTCATCATATTTGCTCGGATCACCTATCTCCTTAATCAATTCCTCTGCGCTCGGTTCACGATCTATTTTAAGCGAATAACCCTTAACTATCGCCTCCCCCTTCCTGTCACAGAAGATACAGTCAGCGTTACATCTCAAAGTCAAATTAAGATAAAGTGAGTTCTTGATTTTATATACTATCTTCGGCTCGGGTTTCTCCCCGATTCTGAAAAGACGATACACATTGAAACTTGTCGTTCTTTCAATATCTTCAAGCGTAAAACCTTGAATCTGCGCTATCTTCTCGGCTACAAACTTAACATACATTGGCTCATTTCTCTTACCGCGAAATGGTTGAGGAGCCAAAAAAGGAGAATCGGTCTCAACAAGTAAATGTTCAGGTTGAATCTCCTTGACGACTTTAACGACATCCCCAGCATTTTTAAAAGTTACAACACCAGATATTGAAATGTAAAATCCAAGATTTATAGCCCTCCACGCATCCCGCACACTACCACTGTAAGTATGGAAGACGCCCCGAGGCGGTGGAAGCTTCCCATCAGCCAACTTTCCAAAACCCGTCCATTTATCATCAATCTCGGATTCAAGAACTTCAAAAATCTCTTTATGCGATTCCCTATTATGAATTATCACTGGCAAATTTCGCCTTTTTGCTATCTTTATTTGCTTCCTGAAAATATCAATTTGAACTTCCTTTGGTGAAAAATTATAATGAAAATCAAGCCCTATCTCTCCAATTGCTACAACCTTTGGGTGATAGCTTAACTCCTCTATCTTTTCAAGCGACTTCTCATCCGCTTTTGATGCATCGTGAGGATGAAAACCAACACCAGCGTAAACGAAGTCATATTTTTCGGCAAGCTCAATCGCCTTAACACTTGTTTCAAGATCTGTGCCAGGGCAAATTATATATTTAACCCCTGCATCAAGCGCTCTTTTCAAAACCTCATCGCGGTCAGAATCGTAACTGTCCCAATAAATATGTGCGTGTGTGTCAATCAGCATTTAAAGCTCCCAAATTTATTTTTCAAGCCACTCAAGGAAAACTTTATCAAAAAGTTCGGGATTTAATTTAACCTTATCGTAATGTCCCGAAATTAATCTCTGTCTCAATGCCTCATATAAAGTCACAGCACAGGCAACTGAAACATTTAAACTTTGAACCATTCCAAACATTGGAATCATGAAAATTCCATCCGCTTTCTGGCTTGCTTCATCAGAGACGCCACGATGTTCATTCCCAAAAACAAAAGCGACTTTTTGAGTGAGGTCAAGTTCATAAAGCGATTTTGAACCTTCAACGAGCTTCGTCGCATAAATTTTAAATCCTTCATCTCTCAAAGTATTATAACAATCATCAATGCTTTTAAAATTTCTTCTGTAAACCCATTTCATCGTTCCAGCACTTGACTTTTTACCTATGTCGGGAAATTGTTCAATCGTATAAACGAGATTTATCATAAAGACGCCGACAGCATCACATGTCCTTATAATTGCGCTTACATTGTGAGGGTCGTGAATGTTCTCAACCACAACCGTCAAATCATCTTGCCTATGCGATAGGACATATTTTATCCTTTCAATTCTTCGCTCAGTTCTCAAGTTTCATCCCTTTTAATTTGTAACAAAGCAACTGCTGAAATGACAAAAATCGCGCCGATCAATTGAATCAAGGATAATTTTTCCTCAACTATGACCCAAGCGGAAATTATCGCTACAACAGGTTCAAGCGTACTTGTGATTATGGCGGATGAGGGTTGAACGAACTTTAATCCTGTGAAATAGAAAAAATACGGGATTAAAACGGAAATCATAGCGAAAATAAAGAAAACAAGCCAATCCGAAAGTGAAAAATCCGAATTTAAAATTTTCCAGGGCGGATTAAACATAAGCCAGAAAATCCCAGCGAACATCAAAGAAAATGTCAAACTCCCCCAGACATTATGTCCTTGCCCGACTTTTTTACCATACACATTGAAAAACGCCCAACATAGAGCCGATCCAACACCACTTATCAAACCGATTTTGCTCAAGTTCAAAAATTGGACATCAAAGATGCGGACGACAAATGCACATCCCAAAAGCGATAAAAACATCGCCAACAACTTTATCGGAGTAATTCCTTCGCTCTTGCTCAAAACGCCATACAGCACAACAAGCACAGGCGCTGTGTATTGCATGATTATCGCAGTTGCGACATTTATCTCGTTCAATGTGAAATAATAAGTGAAATTTGAACCGGCAATTCCAATAACCCCAAGCAATGCAAACCGTAAAATATCTCTTTTCGGGACTTTGAGATTTTCCCTTTTAAAAATGGAAAGGAAAATAAACAAAACGACGAATGAAAGCGTTGATCTCATCTGAACAAGGGTCAAAAGATCAACATTGTGCTTAAACAAAAACTTTGCAAATGTCGCTGAAAATCCCCAAAATAAAGTAGCCATAATTATGCTCATATAACCAAGTAGATTCCCAGACCTCAACTTTCTCTGGACTTTTGTTCATAATATCTCGCCATTTCCTCATTCCCGATGGCTCTATGAAGCAAACACAAGCGTTGAAAAATCGGTTTAGGAACCCTTACATATTTCAATCCCTCAGTTAAAAATTCAATCAATGTCTCGGCGGGTGGAATATTAAGATCCGGGTCATAGCAATCAGCAGCATCAAGATAGGGGTCTAATTCATCTGGTTTTACTTGTGATGCCCTTTTGTAATACCGCAGAGCTCCTTCGTAATTATCAAACTTTGAATGAACGACTTCAAACACGCTTGCAAGCCACATATAAACATCATATGCAATTGAAGGGAATTCATTTGCTATTTTTTCCCCGAACATCGCAATTGCCTCAGCTGATAAAGAATTGTTCCAGAAAAGCAACCTGTAAAGTTCAATATCTTCAATCCTTTGCCTTATCGCCTCCTCAACCGCATCAAAAATCTCATTGAAATCCTCAGAGTTGATAAAGCGATTTCGTATTTCTTCGTAAGATAAATTTTTTTCCATCAAAAGGGTCTATTTTATCAAGACCATTTTTTTCGCCTGGACAAAATTTCCATCTCGGCTGAAAAATTCAAGCCGATAGAAATAAACTCCAGAACTTAAATTAACGCTATCAAATTTTAATTTCAACTGATATCTGCCTTTTCTTTGAAAATCATTAGCAGCGATTAAAACCTCTCGCCCAAGAAGGTCAAATACCCTTAACCTTACAAAACCATCAGAGGGAATTGCATAACTTATATTTGTTTCCATATTGAAAGGGTTGGGATAATTCTGAGATAGCTCAAAATCTAAATCCTGCTCGTCTCTCAATAAGGCGAAGGTTATCAAACTTGACCCCCCGTTTTGTTTATACCTTGCAACAAACTCCTGAAGGTAAAGATTTACAACAAGTGTATCCCAAATTATTATGATGTTTTCATCATTTGAACTTTCAGCGCTATTGCTCCAGTTATATGAGCCAGTTATCAAAATCGGTTCAGAATAAATATGCGTCGGATCAATAAGACAATACTTGTGATGAAATTGAGCTGACCTATCGGTATCAATTAAAACTTCTGAAAAAGAGCTCAAAAAACTATATTGACTCCCCTGATCTGTGTTATTATCCAGTATCCCTTTAACTATAACGCCGTTATCGGATCTACTCTTCAAAGTTGAGGCAAGGTCATTTCTGGTAAATGTAAGAAGCGCATAAAAAATTGATTTATCTGCCGTTAAAAGCACTCTATTAATTTTTGAGGCGATTTTATCGCTTGGGCTGAAATAAACCTCAACCCTCTTACCTTTTATATTGAAGACATGTGGTGTATTATCGGTTTTATTTATCCCAAATTTTGCATTCGCTACATTTGGAGTGTCACCGTAGCCACCCCACATCTCTTCAAATTCCCTTGTAAAGGCGCCAGCAAGCGCTCTGTCTTGAATTTCAATCACATTTTGAAAATCATTATAAGTCCCTTGAACTGTTGCGTTCCACGAACCAGTCCAAACCCAATCATCAGCCCAACTTGAACTGTCCCGATAATCAAAAACTGCAAATTTATTATGCATTATTCCACCGCTATAACGGCTTGCAAGAACTGGGATGCCAGCATTTATGAGGTCTCTAACAGGAGCGTTATTAATTTTTGAGCTGTCAATTATAAATCTTATCTTCACCCCCCTTGATTTCGCACTTATCAACG from Candidatus Thermokryptus mobilis carries:
- a CDS encoding TonB-dependent receptor; translated protein: MKIFILSLLIFVQSFSQQVRKETGTLTGLVVDAETGQPIFGVNVIIMNTFLGSATNHEGKFTIKNIPPGKYKLRFSAIGYETKLIDLTMNPGEEIDLKISIKPTAYAVEPVLVTATRREQRLSEVPVSSTVVESDIISTRNNLQIDDVLRYVSGVNMIQYQVNIRGSSGYSRGTGTRVLLLFDGAPFLTGDAGEIIWEAIPVWQIERIEVIKGAGSALYGSNAIGGVINVITKETSQEKSIRFRTYLGVYDKPYYQQWRWSPRYRFYYGGFTSFNGTIGKIGTLIHLQRSIDEGYKQNQNYHRWNLFSKFKYNISPYSNVNLIFNYIRQKNETFFYWKNLSNALIPRDEDIGAMVSSERFNISAQYKEILTSKFFYIVRASFFRNKWSDNGTPQNKSTAGLTNFETQFNYQPNERHLLIFGADGSINIVKSTLFRSRNSHSIALYIQDEFKSSEKLNLTFGLRGDLYKLDTLKYTGQINPKFSAVYKLTQTSNLRLSFGTGFRAPAISEAFTSTTAAGVTVKPNPSLKPERAISFETGLRFIHLFAMIDLAVFWNHYWNLIEPVFDVDGKIFFKNVTEARIQGLEISANLFPLSPVNLSLGYTYLFPWDLSEKAILRYRPKHIFYANANAGYKLFTIGADFRFISKYERIDELLKIIVPDAEERVPIYVVDARVGFNFSKLKILFNINNLLQYNYVEIVGNLAPIRNLNLSIEYEL
- a CDS encoding biotin transporter BioY, which gives rise to MRQIRAISLDQSKINSLTRTLWVVAFVGLTFIGAKIEIPTQPVPYTLQTLFVLLSGAFLGPYLGALSQILYLALGSAGLPVFAGPVAGISKLIGPTGGYLLAFPISAFVVGHLLKFRDSSLWVAFSMTVGLLVIFAIGTLHLNFVLIHNFKEAIKSGFLIFTFWDAVKLFAAVSIYKAFKSKFILN
- a CDS encoding alpha/beta hydrolase family protein; the encoded protein is MKVEMQSLTIYNSSGDRITADVHFVKEFLPAPVVIYSHGFLGFKDWGFIPYVADKFAEAGFVFVRFNFSHNGISENPKKITDFEKLAKNTVSKQLEDLTAVIDYASGEGFKVLSNGHLFLMGHSGGGGISIIKSVEDDRVGALCLWASISTFRRYSKHQVEEMEKNGYIFVKVPDSPIKVRIDKIIFDDFEKNKERYEIVDAFSKLKIPALIIHGTADVIVPLIEAQRLRDANPKFSKFVLIPKANHFFNTKHPFTNTSVQLEMAIKESVEFFKGILKNFD
- a CDS encoding BatA domain-containing protein, with protein sequence MTFLNPTFLFALLFSAIPILIHLLNLRRLKTVEFSSVKFLKELQLSRIRSLKIKQLILLMLRMLGIVFLVLAFARPVIKGYLFKPIPSGQARSSVVIILDNTLSMASVDENGKFINQAKSIANGIASLLNESDEFALIRLSDMPDVSSDGFIHDVGYLKKLIEETSFVYSHKKITDAIALAGSVIENSRNLNREIYIISDFQKSEFASEIKKEFKLSPDVKVFLVNVGNFTKGNLSIDKVEIKNRIIFTGRTLTLEANVTNHGDSDVENCVVSVFLNGRRVAQKSVNLKGKSSKTVDFNIITEEINGFVDGFVEIEDDNFNFDNRRYFTLYIPNGIRILLVGSSDDLKFLRIAFSTIKEMFKGAFFKITEATLQSGVNFSNFDVVFVVNPNYIDRQSAVKLKSFVLNGGGLVIFLGSKLDVKLMNQNFNSIFGLPEIEGIVKQKMFFSRVEYNNPIFEGVFVEKPREIDSPEIIEYVKFKTTYGLTSIIELGDGTPFLAERAEGNGRILIYTTEPNDKFSNLPYKSIFIPLVLQSVLYLSNSINLKPEYSIGDTVEVPQYQVVKFFGGNPRELKLNRPDGSDFAFKLSDARLSLSYATIPGVYSVSENVPSKINGKLIKIAFNPPKDESVYEKITEAEIEKLMKRLGVGQYRFLTPGDEREIANEILRARYGVELWKFFLALSLLTFLIESIISRKM
- the sdaAA gene encoding L-serine ammonia-lyase, iron-sulfur-dependent, subunit alpha, which encodes MEINTFEDILRYCRQLNTTIPGVMIEYEIRKTGKTREQIIDGVRKILHVMLESVENGLTRDVKSPSGMLNNYAKKVFNAGIDVLTVNFKKAIAKAMAVSEVNACMGRIAAAPTAGSSGIMPAVISTMMEEHGINEDKAIEGLLVASAIGLLIVKNASVAGSEAGCMGETGSAAAMGASAIVYLLGGNNKQIESAACFAIQSAMGLVCDPIAGLVEIPCIFRNAVGVANAFTSAQIALSGVESVIPLDEVILAMNEVAELMSPKLKETAQGGLANTKTAREIQRRFLYQIDIGK
- the sdaAB gene encoding L-serine ammonia-lyase, iron-sulfur-dependent subunit beta — protein: MPSIFDILGPVMIGPSSSHTAGAAKLGLIARQLLGTEPVKAEITLYNSFARTYKGHGTDRAIVGGILGMRPDDERLRNSLEMAKEKGLKYEFKLIMKAPKLHPNSARIKLFDKDGNKIEMVGSSLGGGRIEVVEIEGFKVSFSVMTHTIVIIADDIPGSIAHISGAIAEKNINIANMFVSREEKLANMVIEVDQEVPNEVLQKISSFSWVHYVRLVEPIV
- a CDS encoding TatD family hydrolase, which encodes MLIDTHAHIYWDSYDSDRDEVLKRALDAGVKYIICPGTDLETSVKAIELAEKYDFVYAGVGFHPHDASKADEKSLEKIEELSYHPKVVAIGEIGLDFHYNFSPKEVQIDIFRKQIKIAKRRNLPVIIHNRESHKEIFEVLESEIDDKWTGFGKLADGKLPPPRGVFHTYSGSVRDAWRAINLGFYISISGVVTFKNAGDVVKVVKEIQPEHLLVETDSPFLAPQPFRGKRNEPMYVKFVAEKIAQIQGFTLEDIERTTSFNVYRLFRIGEKPEPKIVYKIKNSLYLNLTLRCNADCIFCDRKGEAIVKGYSLKIDREPSAEELIKEIGDPSKYDEVVFVGYGEPTIRLDVIKEVAKYVKERGGRTRLDTDGHGNVINKRNIVPELVGLIDSVSISLNSMDPVEYGRLMNIDGERYYKAMIDFAKECKKYGIETTMTIVGVDGIDVERHRKFVEEEIGVKFRFRPLF
- a CDS encoding TrmH family RNA methyltransferase: MRTERRIERIKYVLSHRQDDLTVVVENIHDPHNVSAIIRTCDAVGVFMINLVYTIEQFPDIGKKSSAGTMKWVYRRNFKSIDDCYNTLRDEGFKIYATKLVEGSKSLYELDLTQKVAFVFGNEHRGVSDEASQKADGIFMIPMFGMVQSLNVSVACAVTLYEALRQRLISGHYDKVKLNPELFDKVFLEWLEK
- a CDS encoding EamA family transporter → MRSGNLLGYMSIIMATLFWGFSATFAKFLFKHNVDLLTLVQMRSTLSFVVLFIFLSIFKRENLKVPKRDILRFALLGVIGIAGSNFTYYFTLNEINVATAIIMQYTAPVLVVLYGVLSKSEGITPIKLLAMFLSLLGCAFVVRIFDVQFLNLSKIGLISGVGSALCWAFFNVYGKKVGQGHNVWGSLTFSLMFAGIFWLMFNPPWKILNSDFSLSDWLVFFIFAMISVLIPYFFYFTGLKFVQPSSAIITSTLEPVVAIISAWVIVEEKLSLIQLIGAIFVISAVALLQIKRDET